From the Daucus carota subsp. sativus chromosome 8, DH1 v3.0, whole genome shotgun sequence genome, one window contains:
- the LOC108199861 gene encoding thiol protease aleurain, whose translation MALNQHTSLTLILIIAIVAGAAAHSSFSDDNPIRQVVSEGLHDFETSVLRVVGNTRHALRFARFAHRYGKSYETTDEMKRRFSIFSESLEMIRSHNKKKLPYTLGVNRFADLTWEEFSKEKLGAAQNCSATLKGSHKLTDVVLPKKKDWREEGIVSPVKNQGSCGSCWTFSTTGALEAAYTQAFGKGISLSEQQLVDCAQSFNNYGCNGGLPSQAFEYIKYNGGLETEAAYPYTGKDGKCKFSSENVGVQVLDSVNITLGAEDELKHAVGIVRPVSVAFQVIQSFRLYEGGVFTSDSCGSTPMDVNHAVLAVGYGVENGIPYWLIKNSWGADWGLDGYFKMELGKNMCGVATCASYPIVGA comes from the exons ATGGCTCTTAACCAACACACCTCACTCACACTCATTCTCATCATCGCCATTGTGGCCGGAGCTGCAGCTCATTCTAGCTTCTCCGATGATAATCCGATCAGACAAGTCGTCTCCGAAGGTCTACATGACTTCGAGACCTCAGTTCTGCGAGTCGTTGGCAACACTCGTCATGCTCTTCGCTTTGCTCGCTTTGCTCACCG GTACGGAAAGAGTTACGAGACGACAGATGAGATGAAGAGGAGGTTTTCGATATTCTCGGAGAGCTTGGAGATGATCAGATCTCATAACAAGAAGAAGCTGCCTTATACTCTCGGTGTTAACC GTTTTGCTGATTTGACATGGGAAGAATTCAGCAAAGAGAAGTTGGGAGCTGCTCAAAACTGCTCCGCAACCTTGAAGGGCAGTCACAAGCTCACAGATGTTGTTCTCCCTAAAAAG AAAGATTGGCGGGAAGAAGGCATTGTCAGCCCCGTGAAGAATCAAGGAAGCTGTGGATCTTGCTGGACATTCAG CACAACTGGTGCACTGGAGGCAGCCTATACGCAAGCATTTGGGAAAGGAATTTCTTTATCTGAGCAGCAGCTTGTAGACTGTGCTCAATCATTTAATAATTATGGCTGCAATGGAGGGCTTCCATCCCAAGCCTTTGAGTACATAAAATATAATGGTGGACTTGAAACCGAGGCAGCATATCCATACACCGGTAAAGATGGAAAATGCAAATTCTCATCGGAAAATGTTGGAGTCCAAGTTCTTGACTCTGTCAACATTACGCTG GGCGCTGAAGATGAATTAAAGCATGCCGTAGGAATTGTTCGTCCTGTTAGTGTAGCTTTTCAGGTGATTCAGAGTTTCCGATTATACGAAGGAGGAGTTTTCACCAGTGACTCGTGTGGCAGCACTCCCATG GATGTGAATCATGCCGTTCTTGCAGTTGGCTATGGAGTTGAAAATGGCATCCCATATTGGCTCATTAAGAATTCATGGGGAGCAGACTGGGGTCTTGATGGTTACTTTAAGATGGAGCTGGGAAAGAACATGTGTG GTGTGGCAACATGTGCATCTTACCCTATTGTTGGTGCTTAA